In the genome of Mucisphaera calidilacus, one region contains:
- a CDS encoding DUF1501 domain-containing protein, with product MTEKLPFTRREFLQGSLALMSTLGTVPGFLAHASAAPNTAAARGALTAGRTLVIIQLSGGNDGLNTVVPAGMDDYYRQRGGLAIPAGEVLTLDDRVGIGLHPALRPIQEMYLEGQATVVQGVGYPNPNRSHFASMDVWHAGDSRAADGHRGVGWIGRAFDQELRRGRSDSLSCVTIGEEAPMATQGREAKPVSFTRADLFSWSGKDLHDQVASAYDGLHEGLAPASNDDPVDFVFRTALDARAASTRVRRAVARDSQTDFPNNGLGRQLRAVSSMIAAELPTRIYYVALGGFDTHANQAGTHNRLLDQLATSVRAFYRELEAIGQSERVVTMAFSEFGRRVKGNGSNGTDHGTAGPVLLFGPKVRAGLIGSHPSLTDLDNGDLKFRVDFRSIYSALLDDWLGLDARAALGQRFRSAPVLEV from the coding sequence ATGACCGAGAAGCTGCCCTTTACACGCCGTGAGTTTTTGCAAGGCAGTCTTGCGCTGATGTCCACGCTCGGGACGGTGCCGGGATTTTTGGCGCATGCCTCGGCGGCGCCGAACACGGCGGCGGCCCGCGGGGCGCTGACGGCGGGGCGTACGCTGGTGATTATTCAGTTGTCGGGCGGTAACGACGGCCTGAATACGGTGGTGCCGGCGGGGATGGATGATTACTACCGTCAGCGCGGGGGTCTGGCGATTCCGGCCGGCGAGGTGCTGACGCTCGATGACCGCGTGGGGATCGGTTTGCACCCGGCGCTGCGTCCGATTCAGGAGATGTACCTGGAGGGTCAGGCGACGGTGGTGCAGGGCGTGGGGTATCCGAACCCGAATCGATCGCACTTCGCGTCGATGGACGTGTGGCACGCGGGTGACAGCCGAGCGGCGGACGGTCACCGTGGCGTGGGCTGGATCGGGCGAGCGTTCGATCAGGAGCTGCGTCGGGGTCGGAGCGACAGCCTGAGCTGCGTGACGATCGGCGAGGAAGCGCCGATGGCGACGCAGGGGCGTGAGGCGAAGCCGGTGAGTTTTACGCGTGCCGATCTCTTCTCGTGGTCGGGCAAGGACCTTCACGATCAGGTGGCGTCGGCGTACGACGGCCTTCACGAGGGTCTCGCGCCGGCGTCGAACGATGATCCGGTGGACTTCGTGTTCCGCACGGCGCTGGATGCGCGGGCGGCGTCGACGCGTGTACGCCGGGCGGTGGCGCGTGATTCCCAGACGGACTTCCCGAACAACGGCCTGGGCCGTCAGCTGCGTGCGGTGTCGTCGATGATCGCTGCGGAGCTGCCGACGCGGATCTACTACGTGGCGCTGGGCGGGTTTGACACGCACGCCAACCAGGCGGGGACGCACAACCGGCTGCTGGATCAGCTGGCGACGTCGGTCCGGGCGTTCTACCGGGAGCTGGAGGCGATCGGTCAGAGCGAGCGTGTGGTGACGATGGCGTTCAGCGAGTTCGGGCGGCGGGTGAAGGGCAACGGCTCGAACGGCACGGACCACGGCACGGCGGGCCCGGTGCTGCTGTTCGGCCCGAAGGTTCGTGCGGGTCTGATCGGTTCGCACCCGTCGCTGACGGACCTGGACAACGGCGACCTCAAGTTCCGGGTGGACTTCCGGTCGATCTACAGTGCGCTGCTGGATGACTGGCTGGGGCTGGATGCTCGTGCGGCGTTGGGGCAGCGTTTCCGGTCGGCGCCGGTGCTGGAGGTGTGA
- a CDS encoding FkbM family methyltransferase, translating to MTQPGITSPSRGLTRWWRKTHTSLMRRINPLGFHTIPFDHNLRLRVRHIDRLGRRVYLDGYSEPELAVFLHAVLRPGMTVLDVGSNFGQFSVLAARLVGNTGHVHAIDATSVMHEQTRENLALNHMTHAHAYHLALSDTEGTLELTTCVPGQEAFNSLGRPDRTDRDVAGHETVRALTLDGFCAAEKIHHVDVMKIDVEGAESRVFTGGPGLLSGDDAPVIFCEFNETAARGSDSSTDEVRSLLLGYGYKIFRFDEQQVRLVSEQPAPAGEASYNVVATKHPDGLFNKP from the coding sequence ATGACGCAACCAGGCATCACCAGCCCGAGCCGAGGCCTCACGCGATGGTGGCGCAAGACCCACACGTCCCTGATGCGCCGCATCAACCCGCTCGGGTTCCACACCATCCCCTTCGACCACAACCTCAGGCTGCGCGTCCGCCACATCGATCGGCTCGGCCGACGGGTCTACCTCGACGGCTACTCGGAACCCGAACTCGCCGTCTTCCTCCACGCCGTCCTGCGGCCCGGCATGACCGTGCTCGACGTCGGCTCCAACTTCGGACAGTTCTCCGTGCTCGCCGCCCGCCTCGTCGGCAACACAGGACACGTCCACGCCATCGACGCCACCTCCGTCATGCACGAGCAGACCCGCGAGAACCTCGCCCTCAACCACATGACCCACGCCCACGCCTACCACCTCGCCCTCTCAGACACCGAGGGCACCCTCGAACTCACCACCTGCGTGCCCGGCCAGGAAGCCTTCAACTCCCTGGGCCGCCCCGACCGCACCGACCGCGACGTCGCCGGCCACGAGACCGTCCGCGCCCTCACCCTCGACGGCTTCTGCGCCGCCGAGAAAATCCACCACGTCGACGTCATGAAGATCGACGTCGAGGGCGCCGAGTCACGCGTCTTCACCGGCGGCCCCGGGCTGCTCTCGGGCGATGACGCCCCCGTCATCTTCTGCGAGTTCAACGAGACCGCCGCCAGAGGATCCGACAGCTCAACCGACGAGGTCCGCTCGCTCCTGCTCGGCTACGGCTACAAGATTTTCCGGTTCGACGAGCAGCAGGTCAGGCTGGTCAGCGAACAACCCGCCCCCGCAGGCGAAGCCTCCTACAACGTCGTCGCCACCAAGCACCCCGACGGCCTGTTCAACAAGCCCTGA
- a CDS encoding glycosyltransferase family protein, with amino-acid sequence MERPLRILAVTRKPDAASYEQRVQRCIPPLTRRGHEITETAIPRGLLAEPRLYRRFRNYDVVWWQRHLAMPHLLPIIRHAARRLVFDYDDPLTFSAKGGGRPSWSRRVRFAGMMRTCDAVTTASDYLAASARPYCSSVHVIPMPVDVPDDPPPLHQRSEKPTLLWLGSRATQPYLDLIRPALESLAGHALLRLVAHEPMAFGELEVDFRPWSFEQQETALRECHVGLCPMPDTPWTRGKCPYKVLQYMAFGMPWVGSAVGENLNVAGVTQPGRGPRGWCAHDNTDWKQAVTELISDPEQAETIGRDARAYIASRYRRDSLIDTLEDVLRGDTNTPASNKVTPAS; translated from the coding sequence ATGGAACGCCCGCTACGCATCCTCGCCGTCACACGCAAGCCCGACGCCGCCAGCTACGAGCAGCGCGTCCAGCGCTGCATCCCCCCGCTCACCCGACGCGGCCACGAGATCACCGAGACCGCCATCCCACGCGGACTCCTCGCCGAACCACGGCTCTACCGACGCTTCCGAAACTACGACGTCGTCTGGTGGCAGCGACACCTCGCCATGCCGCACCTGCTCCCGATCATCCGTCACGCCGCACGCCGCCTCGTCTTCGACTACGACGACCCCCTGACCTTCAGCGCCAAAGGCGGCGGACGCCCGAGCTGGTCCCGACGCGTCCGCTTCGCCGGCATGATGCGCACCTGCGACGCCGTCACCACCGCCAGCGACTACCTCGCCGCATCGGCCCGGCCCTACTGCTCCAGCGTGCACGTCATCCCCATGCCCGTCGACGTCCCCGACGACCCGCCGCCACTGCACCAGCGATCCGAGAAACCGACCCTCCTCTGGCTCGGCTCCAGGGCCACCCAGCCCTACCTCGACCTCATCCGACCCGCCCTCGAATCCCTCGCCGGCCACGCCCTGCTCCGACTCGTCGCCCACGAGCCCATGGCCTTCGGCGAGCTCGAAGTCGACTTCCGCCCCTGGTCGTTCGAACAGCAGGAAACCGCCCTCCGCGAATGCCACGTCGGCCTCTGCCCCATGCCCGACACCCCCTGGACACGCGGCAAGTGCCCCTACAAGGTCCTCCAGTACATGGCCTTCGGCATGCCCTGGGTCGGCTCCGCCGTCGGCGAGAACCTCAACGTCGCCGGCGTCACACAACCCGGCCGGGGCCCGCGCGGCTGGTGCGCCCACGACAATACCGACTGGAAACAGGCCGTCACCGAGCTCATCAGCGACCCCGAACAGGCCGAGACCATCGGACGCGACGCCCGGGCCTACATCGCCAGCCGATACCGTCGCGACAGCCTGATCGATACACTCGAAGACGTGCTCCGAGGCGACACCAACACGCCCGCATCAAACAAGGTGACCCCAGCATCATGA
- a CDS encoding sulfotransferase domain-containing protein, with the protein MWVFSAGMPRSGSTLQYQLTAELIETAGLGRRLTYTRTSEFPQVRAEHKDDPDLLVYKSHHCSADIQAEFAAGNAKAVYTYRDLRDVYASRMRMREVGFRAVWREGFLDSCLDDDRKWRSLDPVYVCRYEDMINDLPGEVARLAAFFGITLDQAACQQIADRYSFDKQKDRIDANRSQPDQKFDPQSLLHGNHLTAVPGSSWSETLTPDQAARIEHKTADWLKARGYPLLDPDPSLLRKLRLMWV; encoded by the coding sequence ATGTGGGTTTTTTCGGCAGGCATGCCACGATCGGGTTCCACCCTCCAATACCAGCTCACGGCTGAGCTGATCGAGACCGCGGGGCTGGGCCGACGACTGACCTACACGCGAACCTCCGAGTTCCCCCAGGTCCGCGCAGAACACAAAGACGACCCCGACCTGCTCGTCTACAAGTCCCACCACTGCTCGGCCGACATCCAGGCCGAGTTCGCCGCCGGCAACGCCAAAGCCGTCTACACCTACCGCGACCTCCGCGACGTCTACGCCTCACGCATGCGCATGCGCGAGGTCGGATTCCGAGCAGTCTGGCGCGAAGGCTTTCTCGACAGCTGCCTCGACGACGACCGCAAGTGGCGATCACTCGACCCGGTCTACGTCTGCCGATACGAGGACATGATCAACGACCTCCCCGGCGAGGTGGCCCGGCTTGCCGCGTTCTTCGGCATCACCCTCGACCAGGCGGCCTGCCAGCAGATCGCCGACCGCTACAGCTTCGACAAACAGAAAGACCGGATCGACGCCAACCGCTCGCAGCCCGATCAGAAATTCGACCCGCAGTCCCTGCTCCACGGCAACCACCTCACCGCCGTCCCGGGCAGCTCGTGGTCCGAGACGCTGACACCCGACCAGGCCGCACGCATCGAACACAAGACCGCGGACTGGCTCAAAGCCCGGGGCTACCCCCTGCTCGATCCCGATCCGAGCCTCCTGCGCAAACTCCGGCTGATGTGGGTCTGA
- a CDS encoding BUD32 family EKC/KEOPS complex subunit translates to MIKRFDHSVLRQRLGWWLGLHPVQREVHCAERLAGLGLPVVPIESCGIEGGRGWLMTPYAGPSLQGVLERREASRGQVRAWSRALGRMTGAMLARGWWNRDLKTSNVLVDASGGLWMIDTGGARRTGGRLERPLRVMARLLVKTATQDLGRPLREGERAAFLAGLREKAPLAVSVLRRASVPL, encoded by the coding sequence GTGATCAAGCGGTTTGACCACAGCGTGCTGCGACAGCGACTCGGCTGGTGGCTGGGGTTGCACCCGGTACAGCGGGAGGTTCATTGTGCGGAGAGGCTTGCGGGCCTGGGGCTGCCGGTGGTGCCGATCGAGTCTTGCGGGATCGAGGGCGGCCGGGGCTGGCTGATGACGCCTTACGCCGGCCCGTCGCTTCAGGGCGTGCTCGAGCGGCGTGAGGCGTCGCGCGGTCAGGTCCGCGCCTGGTCTCGTGCGTTGGGTCGGATGACGGGCGCGATGCTCGCGCGGGGCTGGTGGAACCGAGACCTCAAGACGAGCAACGTGCTGGTGGATGCGAGCGGCGGGTTGTGGATGATCGACACCGGCGGGGCGCGGCGGACGGGTGGGCGTCTTGAGCGGCCGCTGCGGGTCATGGCGCGGCTGCTGGTCAAGACGGCGACGCAAGATCTTGGGCGGCCGCTGAGGGAGGGCGAGCGAGCCGCTTTTCTGGCCGGGCTGCGTGAGAAGGCCCCTCTGGCGGTGTCGGTGCTTCGTCGGGCGTCGGTGCCGCTATGA
- the lepA gene encoding translation elongation factor 4, giving the protein MNIRNFCIIAHIDHGKSTLADRMLMGTGAMDDRTRQDQALDSMDLERERGITIKASAVSVDHVYKGENYELNFIDTPGHVDFHYEVSRALAACEGAILVIDATQGVEAQTVANLYKAVDADLEIIPVVNKIDLPSAQPEERALQVEQVLGLSAEDCIFTSAKSGEGVKELLDAICERFPEPRGVVGEPLQALIFDAKYDDYRGVIIYFRVVNGTMRKGDRIRMMKIGRTFYVTELGKFRPEMTPTQEPFEAGDVGYMVAAIKTLEDVHIGDTITLDTRPAEKALPGYQEPAPMVYCDFYATGDTQFDDLRDAITKLHVNDASFTFDPTSSEALGSGFRCGFLGMLHMDIIQERLEREGDVSLVQTAPTVTYEIAMRSGEVIHITNPADLPDPSLINQIREPMVKAEIILPTKSIGDIMKLCDQRRGVYKGQKFLSDDRQILDYELPLAEIIYDFFDKLKSITSGYGTMDYQVDEFNADQLVKMDILVNGAQVDALSVIVHRSKAEIRGRALLKKLKEEIDRHMFEIPLQAVIGGKVIARENIKAMRKNVTAKCYGGDVTRKRKLLEKQKKGKERMKRIGTVDIPQEAFMAVLDTGE; this is encoded by the coding sequence ATGAACATCCGTAACTTCTGCATTATCGCCCACATCGATCACGGCAAGTCGACCCTCGCCGACCGCATGCTCATGGGCACCGGGGCGATGGACGACCGCACGCGTCAGGACCAGGCGCTGGACTCGATGGACCTGGAGCGTGAGCGGGGGATCACGATCAAGGCGTCGGCGGTGTCGGTGGACCACGTCTACAAGGGCGAGAACTACGAGCTGAACTTCATCGACACGCCCGGGCACGTCGATTTCCACTACGAGGTGTCGCGGGCGCTGGCGGCCTGCGAGGGGGCGATCCTGGTGATCGACGCGACCCAGGGCGTCGAGGCGCAGACGGTGGCGAACCTCTACAAGGCGGTGGACGCGGACCTCGAGATCATCCCGGTGGTGAACAAGATCGACCTGCCCTCGGCCCAGCCCGAGGAGCGGGCGTTGCAGGTCGAGCAGGTGCTGGGGCTGTCGGCGGAGGACTGCATCTTCACCTCGGCGAAGTCGGGTGAGGGCGTGAAGGAGTTGCTCGACGCGATCTGCGAGCGTTTCCCCGAGCCGCGTGGCGTGGTCGGCGAGCCGCTGCAGGCGCTGATCTTCGACGCCAAGTACGACGACTACCGCGGGGTGATCATCTACTTCAGGGTCGTGAACGGGACGATGCGCAAGGGCGACCGCATCCGGATGATGAAGATCGGGCGGACGTTTTACGTCACGGAGCTGGGCAAGTTCCGTCCCGAGATGACGCCGACCCAGGAGCCGTTCGAGGCGGGCGACGTGGGGTACATGGTCGCGGCGATCAAGACGCTTGAGGACGTGCACATCGGCGACACGATCACGCTCGACACGCGTCCGGCGGAGAAGGCGCTGCCCGGCTACCAGGAGCCGGCGCCGATGGTCTACTGCGATTTCTACGCGACCGGCGACACGCAGTTCGACGACCTGCGCGACGCGATCACCAAGCTGCACGTCAATGACGCCTCGTTCACCTTCGATCCGACGTCGTCGGAGGCGCTGGGATCGGGTTTCCGCTGCGGGTTCCTGGGCATGCTGCACATGGACATCATCCAGGAGCGTCTGGAGCGCGAGGGCGACGTGAGCCTGGTGCAGACGGCGCCGACGGTGACCTACGAGATCGCGATGCGCAGCGGCGAGGTCATCCACATCACCAACCCCGCCGACCTGCCCGACCCGTCGCTGATCAACCAGATCCGCGAGCCGATGGTCAAGGCGGAGATCATCCTGCCGACCAAGTCGATCGGCGACATCATGAAGCTGTGCGATCAGCGGCGTGGCGTCTACAAGGGCCAGAAGTTCCTGTCCGACGACCGGCAGATCCTGGATTACGAGCTGCCACTCGCCGAGATCATTTATGACTTCTTCGACAAGCTCAAGTCGATCACGTCGGGTTACGGCACGATGGACTACCAGGTCGACGAGTTCAACGCCGATCAGCTGGTGAAGATGGACATCCTGGTGAACGGGGCGCAGGTCGATGCGTTGTCGGTGATCGTCCATCGGTCGAAGGCGGAGATCCGCGGCCGTGCGCTGCTCAAGAAGCTCAAGGAGGAGATCGACCGCCACATGTTTGAGATCCCGTTGCAGGCGGTGATCGGCGGGAAGGTGATCGCACGCGAGAACATCAAGGCCATGCGCAAGAACGTCACCGCGAAGTGCTATGGTGGCGACGTGACCCGCAAGCGGAAGCTGCTCGAGAAGCAGAAGAAGGGCAAGGAACGCATGAAGCGCATCGGCACGGTGGACATCCCGCAGGAAGCCTTCATGGCGGTGCTCGACACCGGGGAGTAA
- a CDS encoding bis(5'-nucleosyl)-tetraphosphatase — protein sequence MDRDHSCGVIPVFIEPGEPRRYLLVQHNAGHWGFPKGHPERGESSLETAIRELHEETGLTSDRIISDHPFSERYVFRKGSGRVVDKSVTYFIGFMDTLDVAYQDDELQDAQWGDLEATLGRMSFEEGRKLLMEVHAFLDRDASR from the coding sequence ATGGACCGCGATCATTCCTGCGGCGTGATTCCCGTCTTCATCGAGCCCGGCGAGCCGAGGCGTTACCTGCTGGTTCAGCACAACGCGGGGCACTGGGGCTTTCCCAAGGGTCATCCCGAGCGGGGCGAGTCGTCGCTGGAGACCGCCATCCGCGAGCTGCACGAGGAGACGGGTCTGACCTCGGACCGGATCATCAGCGACCACCCGTTCAGCGAGCGGTACGTCTTCCGCAAGGGCTCGGGCCGGGTCGTGGACAAGAGCGTGACGTATTTCATCGGTTTCATGGACACGCTCGACGTGGCCTATCAGGACGATGAGCTGCAGGATGCGCAGTGGGGCGATCTCGAGGCGACGCTCGGGCGTATGAGTTTCGAGGAGGGGCGCAAGCTGCTGATGGAGGTCCACGCGTTTCTGGACCGCGATGCGTCGCGCTAG
- a CDS encoding type II secretion system protein has protein sequence MGASQIKRRAFTLVEILIVVVILGILAAVVIPQFSDAAETAKASSLVSQLQTVRSQLELYMIQHNGNYPSLGSNWNQLTQTTSVSGATSGSDFGPYLQKSPINPFENSSSVDEGNNALGTAAAGVGWVYNPDNGQIKAVVNASKATTLSLSTEDVATYSSTE, from the coding sequence ATGGGAGCCAGCCAGATCAAACGACGTGCCTTCACCCTCGTTGAGATTCTCATCGTGGTCGTGATTCTCGGCATTCTCGCTGCCGTCGTCATTCCTCAGTTCAGTGACGCAGCGGAGACCGCCAAGGCCAGCAGCCTGGTCTCGCAGCTGCAGACGGTTCGGTCGCAGCTCGAGCTTTACATGATCCAGCACAACGGCAACTACCCGTCGCTGGGCAGCAACTGGAACCAGCTGACGCAGACGACCAGTGTTTCGGGCGCGACCTCGGGTTCGGACTTCGGTCCCTACCTGCAGAAGTCGCCGATCAACCCGTTCGAGAACTCGTCGAGTGTCGATGAGGGCAACAATGCTCTGGGCACGGCGGCGGCGGGCGTGGGCTGGGTCTACAACCCCGACAACGGGCAGATCAAGGCGGTCGTGAATGCCTCGAAGGCGACCACGCTCTCGCTCTCGACCGAGGACGTCGCGACCTACAGCTCGACCGAGTAA
- the pilM gene encoding pilus assembly protein PilM, which yields MLGFGKNRYSPLGVDLAKDCVCLSQLRRAGGRVVLSGFASWASEGEAGYAGVAEQVVQSLKRDRFLGRRVVVRVPDHLLNIKNVRIPTLPDDELEEAVRWEAGERLNINPDESIIRFYDAGEVRQGSETRREIIILAAPAQPLNELTEALDANGLEVLALEAAPTMLARFQGYIEESVYVSAGDAEAPHVILHIGAEHTWVLIADCGRLVFVRQMPVGSLDLGQQQQAQASAEEPERATYDLDDPEPRTQARPRVDVGQELALCLRYHGVTFPGRRPETAWLFAPDEVLAGVADSISSRTHLAVISPATITEALPDLSGDTDEPLSQIAPSLALAMNWPGGRLAA from the coding sequence ATGCTCGGCTTCGGTAAGAACCGTTACAGCCCGCTCGGGGTTGATTTAGCCAAGGATTGTGTCTGTCTGAGCCAGCTGCGTCGGGCCGGTGGCCGGGTCGTGCTCAGCGGTTTTGCCAGCTGGGCGTCCGAGGGCGAGGCGGGCTACGCCGGCGTCGCTGAGCAGGTCGTTCAGTCGCTGAAACGGGACCGCTTCTTGGGCAGGCGTGTGGTGGTTCGCGTGCCCGATCATCTTCTGAACATCAAGAACGTGCGTATCCCGACCCTCCCGGATGACGAGCTCGAAGAGGCCGTCCGCTGGGAGGCGGGCGAGCGGCTGAACATCAACCCCGACGAGAGCATTATCCGGTTCTACGACGCGGGCGAGGTGCGGCAGGGGAGCGAGACCCGGCGGGAGATCATTATTCTTGCGGCGCCCGCGCAGCCCCTGAACGAGCTGACCGAGGCCCTCGACGCCAACGGGCTTGAGGTGCTGGCGCTCGAGGCAGCGCCGACCATGCTCGCGCGTTTTCAGGGCTACATCGAGGAGAGTGTTTACGTCTCGGCGGGTGATGCCGAGGCCCCGCACGTCATCTTGCACATCGGGGCCGAGCACACCTGGGTGCTGATCGCGGACTGTGGGCGGCTGGTTTTCGTGCGGCAGATGCCGGTCGGTTCTCTCGATCTCGGCCAGCAGCAGCAGGCTCAGGCCTCGGCCGAGGAGCCGGAGCGGGCGACGTACGACCTCGACGACCCGGAGCCCAGGACGCAGGCCCGGCCGCGTGTTGACGTGGGTCAGGAGCTGGCGTTGTGTCTTCGGTACCACGGCGTGACGTTCCCCGGGCGTCGCCCCGAGACCGCGTGGCTCTTTGCGCCGGATGAGGTGCTTGCCGGCGTGGCCGACTCGATCAGCAGCCGCACGCACCTGGCGGTGATCAGTCCGGCGACGATCACGGAGGCGTTGCCCGACCTCAGCGGCGACACCGACGAGCCGCTGTCGCAGATCGCCCCCTCGCTGGCGCTGGCCATGAACTGGCCGGGCGGGAGGTTGGCGGCATGA
- a CDS encoding secretin and TonB N-terminal domain-containing protein, producing the protein MINEPSQPYRTLHRLGGVCLALALAAGASAQVDAPGDDGIIDLTSDNAAADLVPALSVTALGEIDLNVRDTEIDTVLNLLSEQARHNIVVSPNVRGTISASLYGVTFDEALDSLLTPNGFRYVRSDNFIHVYTAEEMREIEATTNKPVTRIIRLDFISSTDAQTFAEPLLSENGRLAISSEVPEGFEATISDGGANTYSHADTLIVHDRPEHVEKIVELLEELDRMPEQVMIEVTILQAKLSENNAFGVDFAILSDISISDATSPLAAVDELISGDLAADSAAAITSIAGNTTNGESSVKLGVIGGDAAVFVRALESITDTTVISTPKVAVLNRQRAVVDATEQLPYISTTESEISSTETIETIDVGTQLMVRPFISSDGYIRLELNPVLSEGSTELSPLGVILPNTSRQALQTNVMVRSGQTVVLGGLFKEDTTNTTNQVPYFGRIPILGNAFKGRDDSSERVEIIFLIKPTIVRDRVLAHAGEEARQGIERIRLGSRSGLLPFSRLRMLRSHLARAERYAREGDSERALWHTNIALSLEPISAEALNLKGSLIGRRLQERERGLLDGPVRRALQSAIETFNQPEPTPEPAATPPASSEPEDRALPRGSDRMVSGQARANRSLWLTPQEDRPGPVQQGEAPDQDNWVSAMIDEILGRADRQQAAVEVKP; encoded by the coding sequence ATGATCAACGAGCCATCCCAACCCTATCGCACGCTCCACCGCCTCGGCGGTGTCTGCCTGGCACTCGCCCTTGCTGCCGGCGCATCGGCGCAGGTGGACGCGCCCGGCGATGACGGGATCATCGACCTCACCTCCGACAACGCCGCTGCTGACCTCGTGCCCGCGCTGAGCGTCACCGCGCTTGGTGAGATCGACCTGAACGTCCGCGACACCGAGATCGACACCGTGCTCAACCTCCTGAGCGAGCAGGCCCGCCACAACATCGTGGTCAGCCCGAACGTCCGCGGGACCATCTCGGCGAGTCTCTACGGCGTCACCTTCGACGAGGCGCTCGACAGCCTGCTTACGCCCAACGGCTTCCGCTACGTGCGCTCGGACAACTTCATCCACGTCTACACCGCCGAGGAGATGCGCGAGATCGAGGCGACGACCAACAAGCCCGTCACGCGGATCATCCGGCTCGATTTCATCAGCTCGACCGACGCCCAGACCTTCGCCGAGCCGCTGCTCTCGGAGAACGGCCGTCTCGCCATCAGCAGCGAGGTGCCCGAGGGTTTTGAGGCGACCATCTCCGATGGCGGCGCGAACACGTACTCCCACGCCGACACGCTGATCGTCCACGACCGCCCCGAGCACGTCGAGAAGATCGTCGAGCTGCTCGAGGAGCTGGACCGCATGCCCGAGCAGGTCATGATCGAGGTCACGATCCTCCAGGCCAAGCTCAGCGAGAACAACGCGTTTGGCGTGGACTTCGCGATCCTCAGCGACATCTCGATCTCCGACGCCACCTCCCCGCTGGCCGCCGTCGACGAGTTGATCAGCGGCGACCTGGCCGCCGACTCGGCCGCGGCCATCACGAGCATCGCGGGCAACACGACCAACGGCGAATCGTCGGTCAAGCTCGGCGTGATCGGGGGCGACGCGGCGGTCTTCGTCCGTGCGCTCGAGAGCATCACCGACACGACGGTGATCTCGACGCCGAAGGTCGCAGTGCTCAACCGCCAGCGTGCGGTGGTGGATGCGACCGAGCAGCTGCCCTACATCTCGACGACCGAGAGCGAGATCTCCAGCACCGAGACGATCGAGACGATCGACGTCGGCACGCAGCTCATGGTCCGGCCGTTCATCAGTTCCGACGGGTACATCCGTCTTGAACTCAACCCCGTGCTCTCCGAAGGCAGCACCGAGCTGAGCCCGCTGGGCGTGATCCTGCCCAACACCTCGCGGCAGGCGCTTCAGACCAACGTCATGGTCCGCTCCGGGCAGACGGTGGTGCTGGGCGGTCTGTTCAAGGAGGACACCACCAACACGACCAACCAGGTGCCCTACTTCGGGCGGATCCCCATATTGGGCAACGCCTTCAAGGGACGCGACGACAGCTCCGAGCGTGTCGAGATCATCTTCCTGATCAAGCCGACGATCGTCCGCGACCGCGTGCTCGCGCACGCCGGCGAGGAGGCCCGCCAGGGCATCGAACGCATCCGGCTGGGCTCACGCAGCGGGCTGCTTCCCTTCTCGCGGCTGCGGATGCTGCGCTCACACCTGGCCCGCGCCGAGCGATACGCCCGCGAGGGCGACAGTGAGCGCGCTCTCTGGCACACCAACATCGCCTTGTCGCTCGAACCGATCTCGGCCGAAGCGCTCAACCTCAAGGGCAGCCTGATCGGTCGGCGGCTGCAGGAACGCGAACGCGGCCTGCTCGACGGTCCTGTTCGGCGTGCGCTGCAGTCGGCGATCGAGACGTTCAATCAGCCGGAGCCGACGCCCGAGCCGGCCGCCACGCCGCCCGCGTCGTCGGAACCCGAAGACCGGGCTTTGCCGCGCGGCAGCGACCGGATGGTGAGCGGGCAGGCACGCGCCAACCGCAGCCTCTGGCTGACGCCTCAGGAGGATCGGCCCGGTCCGGTTCAGCAGGGTGAGGCGCCGGACCAGGACAACTGGGTGAGCGCGATGATCGACGAGATCCTTGGCAGGGCGGACCGCCAGCAGGCCGCCGTGGAGGTCAAGCCTTGA